From the genome of Candidatus Woesearchaeota archaeon:
GCTCTTGCGGCAATCAAAAAATTAAAACATTGCTTATGAACAAAGACAGCCAAGCAAACGCAATTCCGAGCATGGAGATTGATAATTTTGATGTTCGCGCAACACATGAATCTTCTGTTGGACAAATTAACAAAGACAAATTGTTTTATTTGATGAGTAGAGGGTTTGATGAACAACACGCACGGATGAAAATTGTGGAAGGATATTTTGCACAGCTTGCGAAACTTATTCCTGACAAACAGATTGAACAAAAAGTTATGGCACTTATCAGAAAAAAATTGCATATGGAATCGCAACTTGAGGAGGAAGAACAACTTCTTGAACAAAGTGAAGAATCAGGTGAACAAAGTTATGCTTAATGTTGAAAAAATCAGAAAAGACTTTCCTATTTTACAACGGAAAGTTCATGGAAAACCGCTTGTGTATTTAGACAGCGCCGCGTCTTCTCAAAAACCGCAACAAGTCATTGACGCTATTTCGCATTATTATAGCACAAGCCACGCAAATATCCACCGCGGGATTCACCAACTGGGTGAAGAAGCGACGACTGCGTATGAAGAAGCGCACAAACACACTGCACAGTTTATCAACGCAGCATCATGGAGAGAAATTATTTTTACAAAAAATACCACTGAATCACTCAATCTTCTTGCGTACAGTCTTACAAAAACCTTTAAGAAAGGCGATGAGATTATTGTCAGCAGAAAAGAACATCACAGTAATTTTGTGCCTTGGCAGCAATGCGCAAAACAGCATGGGCTTGTGTTGAAAATTGTAGAGATTACTTCTGATAGTGCCATTGATCTCGAACATCTTCACACACTTCTCACAAAAAAGACAAAAATTGTAAGTGTGACGCATATGTCCAATGTTCTTGGAACAGTGAATGATGTGAAACACATTGCGGCACTTGTGCACGCAAATAAAACTGAAGATGGTGGACATACATTATTGAGTGTTGATGGCGCACAAAGCGTGCCGCACATGCCTGTTGATGTACAAGATCTTGATTGTGATTTTCTCAGCTTTTCCAGCCACAAAATGCTTGGACCAACAGGCATTGGTGTTTTGTACGGCAAGCGTGCACTGCTCGAGAAAATGCCCCCTTTCCTTTTTGGCGGTGGCATGGTGGGCAGTGTTACTGAACAGGAAACAAGCTTTGGGGATCTTCCTTGGAAATTTGAAGCAGGAACACC
Proteins encoded in this window:
- a CDS encoding cysteine desulfurase, producing MLNVEKIRKDFPILQRKVHGKPLVYLDSAASSQKPQQVIDAISHYYSTSHANIHRGIHQLGEEATTAYEEAHKHTAQFINAASWREIIFTKNTTESLNLLAYSLTKTFKKGDEIIVSRKEHHSNFVPWQQCAKQHGLVLKIVEITSDSAIDLEHLHTLLTKKTKIVSVTHMSNVLGTVNDVKHIAALVHANKTEDGGHTLLSVDGAQSVPHMPVDVQDLDCDFLSFSSHKMLGPTGIGVLYGKRALLEKMPPFLFGGGMVGSVTEQETSFGDLPWKFEAGTPHIAGAVGFSAALTYLEKLGMENVWQQEQELAAYALAQLKKQKDVTVYAPAFAKGKRGAVVSFTLGNIHAHDVISILDQEGIAVRAGHHCAQPLLDSMGVPATVRLSAYVYTTKEEIDALVAALDKVRKVFG